The Elusimicrobiota bacterium nucleotide sequence GCGTCAAGGGTGGGGAATGAACTCGTAGAATTATTGAAATTTATACAGGGAAGAATGCTGGTGTTATCCACGAGTTATTCATTTATGCGGGGTATCCATAAATTGGTTAAAGAAGGGGTTGAGAATTCAGGGTTAGAGCTTAAGTTATTGATACAAGGGCAGGGCGAGGCGTATAAACTTGTGGATAAATTTAAGTCTCATCCTGGGTCTGTTTTGTTTGGGACCGATACTTTTTGGCAGGGGGTTGATATCCCGGGGGATGACCTTCTCTGTGTTGCGATAACAAGATTGCCATTTGCTGTGCCAACACATCCTATAATTGAAGCACGAGGCGATCTTATCCGTGAAGCCGGGGGTGAACCTTTTAAAGAGTACCAGTTGCCCGAAGCTATACTGATGTTCCGTCAGGGGTTTGGGAGGTTAGTACGGACAATTAATGACTGGGGGATAATCGCGGTGTTTGATCCCAGGATACAAAGTTTGTGGTACGGTAAACTGTTTCTGCAGTCATTGCCAAAGGTTAGGGTTGTGCATAGGATTGAAGAAGTACAGGATTTTTTTGCTGCTAAACACAAAGCGTAACTACAGGACTTTTTTTAGTATTTATCTTTTCTCGGGAATAGGGTATAATTTTTCTGGGAGTGTATACACGGTATTATTATGGATGAGAATGTTAATTTATTGCAGGTAAAAACGTCGTGGGGGATTAATCTTATATCTGCCCTGCGGAAGCTTATCATGAATTTCAGGATATATCCTGCTTCAAGCGGGATGATTCAGTCCGCAGTTGATGAGTTTAGGCAGTTACTCCAACCTTTGTTTGAAATCAGTGATTCATTAACGATTTCGGATGTTAAGAGTAAACTTGTTGTTGGAGATGTTGAACTCCCGAGGTCGGTTAATACTGATGAAGTTATAAGGTTACTCGCTAACTGTAAGGTTGAGAGTATTACGCTTAAATCCGGGATTACCCGCGAAGAACTTGTGTTATTCATTGAATCCCTGGCAAAACCGCAGAAGCTGCAAAACAAAGACCTTGCTGCCCTCCTGCAGGAACATCAGATAAAAAATGTTATTGCTAATCACCTGATTTACGTGCCTCTGATTAAAGGCGAGATGGTAGTCACTAAAATTACTGACTTGATAAATATGACGTCTTCAACAGATAACGGGCAGGGCGGGGGTAGTACTCGAGAACCTGATATCTCGGGAGTAATGCGTAAGATCCGCGAGATTTATAATGAGATGGAAACATTGACGGATGATACACAGAAGAATAACCTTCAGGGAATGCTGGCAAAACGGTTAGCCGTGATGGATGCCGGGGTTATCCGGGAAATATTTGAACACCCGTTACCCGGCAGGATTGAAAGTTCCGGGTTAAAGGATATGCTGTTATCCGAGTTGAGTAGAGACAGGATTGATGAAATATTTAAGGAAATTATTGCGTGGTACAAGGATATACAACAACAGACGGGATCGGATTTTGCTGCGTTGGAACGGTTGGAGAGTTTAAAATTGTTTATCGAAAAATTACTGCAGTCGCCGGTGAGTAAGGAAATACCGTTGACTATCTACCAGGAATTAATGAAGCTTGGGTTGATAAACGAAATCCCGGGTGAGGCAGGGACGGGGGTAGATAATAAAAGTGAAAAAAAAGAGCCGTCTTTGATTGAGCAGGTGACACAGTTACTGGACGATGATGCATTGCAATTGCTTGCCTCGCCAACGAATACGCGGTTGCCGAATATTATTAATAATCTTTATAAAACAGGGCTTGATGATTTAGCGGATAAGTTAGTGAATAAATTATTGTCGAACCTTACCAGTAACATCCCGGCAGTTAGGTTGAGTGCGATACGGATTGTTAATTCATTAGGGAATATTCTTATTATCAACCGTAAGATACAAAAACTTGATACCGTTATTGATTTAATGATTTCAGTGGTTGATTTGGAAGTTAATAATGAAGTTTATGCTGAGGTTGATAAGTCGTTGCTAAACATAGTGCAGTTATTGATCTCCGAGAGTAAGTACGAGACTATACTTGTAATAGTGACACTCTGGCGGAAGCATTATTTTGATACTAATTCATTGATGCAATGGAGAAGAACTATTGTATCGGAAAGTATGAAAAAACTTGCGGATATTGCCGGTAGTTTTCTTCTGGCGGATATTAAGATCAGAGGTATTGAACATTCAGCGGAAACTCTGCAGATACTCGCAATCCTTGCGGAATGCGCGGTTGAAACCTTAATAAAAATAGTTACGGAATCAGATGATATCCGTGCAAGAAATATCGCGGTTCAGCTCCTGCAGAATACCGAAGGCGGGATTGACAGGATGTACAAAACAGTATCTTCCGGAGCATCATCCGAGGTTCTATTACGGGTATTGTCAGTGGTGGAACAGGATATAGGAAACCAGGAAACTATACGGTTTATCAGCCAGGTTGCGGTGTATCCGGAACAAACAGTTAAACTGGCAGTGGTTGACCTATTATCGAAAAAAGTTGGGAATAGTAATGTATTAGAAATTCTTAAATCTATGTTTAAAGATACTGACGCTGTTATCCGTGCGAAAATTGTGAGATTATTCGCGTCACTGAATAACGCGGGGTTACTGGATATGCTATCCCAAAAAATGTTTGATGAACACCCGGCAGTACAGGAAGAAATTTGTATCTATATAGGAAACCTCGGGAATAATACTTATATTCCCTTGCTGCAGGCAGCGGCAAAAGGTAAGATCCCAGGGCGTATTTTCTCAAAAAAAAGGGTTGAGGATAAGGTTAGGATTCAGGCACTGAACGCATTGGTCAATCTCGCAAGTAATGAAAGCGTTAAGATCATAGAAAAAATGTGTAAAGAAAAGAATCCTGTTATACGTGAACATGCATCTAAGTTATTGCATAAGATTAAAGTAGGGGGAAGGTAGGGATTGGTTTTATGGCATCAGTAAATGTTGTGGAGTTAAACAATGATAATTTTGACAAAGAAACAACGGCAGGTGTGTGTTTAATAGATTTTTGGGCACCCTGGTGCGGGCCATGTAAAATGTTAGGCCCTGTTATTGACGAACTTGCGGGTGAACTCGTGGGGAAAGTTAAGGTGTGCAAGGTTAATGTTGACGATGCTGGGGAAATTGCGTCAAGGTTTAATGTTCAGGCAGTACCTACAATGATTATTTTAAAAGATGGGAAGATTGCGGAGCAGTTAGTAGGTGCGCAGCCAAAGGATAGTATTCTCGAAGCGATTAATACGGTATTGTAGTAAAGTTAATACTGATGACAGTTTCCGTTGACCAAAAAAAGTTATACGCTGTTGCTGTACTGGATATACTGGATAAAACTTATCCCGATGCAACTGTTGCGCTGGTGTACGGTTCGCCATGGGAGTTGTTAGTTTCAACAATTCTTTCCGCACAATGTACTGATACGCGGGTTAATATTGTTACCAAAACGTTATTCAAGAAGTATAAGGATATGCGTTCATACGCCGATGCAGTCCTTCCTGAATTTGAGCAGGAGATACGTTCCACCGGGTTCTATCATAATAAAGCTAAGAATATAGTTAATTCCGCTAGGATGATACTCACAAAGTTCGGGGGTGAGGTTCCTCAAACAATGGAAGAATTACTTGAATTACCCGGGGTTGCAAGAAAAACCGCTAATATTGTC carries:
- a CDS encoding HEAT repeat domain-containing protein translates to MDENVNLLQVKTSWGINLISALRKLIMNFRIYPASSGMIQSAVDEFRQLLQPLFEISDSLTISDVKSKLVVGDVELPRSVNTDEVIRLLANCKVESITLKSGITREELVLFIESLAKPQKLQNKDLAALLQEHQIKNVIANHLIYVPLIKGEMVVTKITDLINMTSSTDNGQGGGSTREPDISGVMRKIREIYNEMETLTDDTQKNNLQGMLAKRLAVMDAGVIREIFEHPLPGRIESSGLKDMLLSELSRDRIDEIFKEIIAWYKDIQQQTGSDFAALERLESLKLFIEKLLQSPVSKEIPLTIYQELMKLGLINEIPGEAGTGVDNKSEKKEPSLIEQVTQLLDDDALQLLASPTNTRLPNIINNLYKTGLDDLADKLVNKLLSNLTSNIPAVRLSAIRIVNSLGNILIINRKIQKLDTVIDLMISVVDLEVNNEVYAEVDKSLLNIVQLLISESKYETILVIVTLWRKHYFDTNSLMQWRRTIVSESMKKLADIAGSFLLADIKIRGIEHSAETLQILAILAECAVETLIKIVTESDDIRARNIAVQLLQNTEGGIDRMYKTVSSGASSEVLLRVLSVVEQDIGNQETIRFISQVAVYPEQTVKLAVVDLLSKKVGNSNVLEILKSMFKDTDAVIRAKIVRLFASLNNAGLLDMLSQKMFDEHPAVQEEICIYIGNLGNNTYIPLLQAAAKGKIPGRIFSKKRVEDKVRIQALNALVNLASNESVKIIEKMCKEKNPVIREHASKLLHKIKVGGR
- the trxA gene encoding thioredoxin; this encodes MASVNVVELNNDNFDKETTAGVCLIDFWAPWCGPCKMLGPVIDELAGELVGKVKVCKVNVDDAGEIASRFNVQAVPTMIILKDGKIAEQLVGAQPKDSILEAINTVL
- the nth gene encoding endonuclease III; translation: MTVSVDQKKLYAVAVLDILDKTYPDATVALVYGSPWELLVSTILSAQCTDTRVNIVTKTLFKKYKDMRSYADAVLPEFEQEIRSTGFYHNKAKNIVNSARMILTKFGGEVPQTMEELLELPGVARKTANIVLTGAYNVVSGIAVDTHVKRLAGRLGLTKNTDPCKIEEDLMGLIPKNRWGKVNYILVTH